A region from the Hyalangium minutum genome encodes:
- the rsfS gene encoding ribosome silencing factor: protein MALKKKTKTKTKTGSPKAKGSAKKAPAARGKKPAAKKPVARKRLAPPRQRKKLLPQQPEAAASPPENPRAKALAHKIGQLLVDKKAKDVLVLDVRGMSSYADYIVLASADSDRQVSAMAETVHTQLKQEDSLSPAGTEGRETGQWVLLDYHQVVAHLFLDDVRAFYDLEGLWADAPREKLS from the coding sequence ATGGCATTGAAGAAGAAGACGAAGACGAAGACGAAGACAGGCTCTCCCAAGGCGAAGGGCAGCGCGAAGAAGGCTCCGGCGGCCCGCGGCAAGAAGCCCGCAGCCAAGAAGCCCGTAGCACGCAAGCGGTTGGCGCCGCCCAGGCAGCGCAAGAAGTTGCTGCCGCAGCAGCCCGAGGCCGCTGCCAGTCCTCCCGAGAACCCGCGCGCCAAGGCCCTGGCCCACAAGATTGGCCAGCTGCTCGTGGACAAGAAGGCCAAGGACGTGCTGGTGCTCGACGTGCGCGGCATGTCCTCCTACGCGGACTACATCGTCCTGGCCTCGGCCGACAGCGACCGGCAGGTGAGCGCCATGGCGGAGACGGTGCACACCCAGCTCAAGCAGGAGGACAGCCTGTCCCCCGCGGGCACCGAGGGCCGGGAGACCGGGCAGTGGGTGCTCCTGGACTACCACCAGGTGGTGGCGCACCTGTTCCTCGACGACGTGCGCGCCTTCTATGATCTCGAGGGCCTCTGGGCTGACGCGCCTCGGGAGAAGCTCTCCTGA